One window from the genome of Yarrowia lipolytica chromosome 1B, complete sequence encodes:
- a CDS encoding uncharacterized protein (Compare to YALI0B04290g, similar to Saccharomyces cerevisiae PPS1 (YBR276C); ancestral locus Anc_1.312, weakly similar to uniprot|P38148 Saccharomyces cerevisiae YBR276c PPS1 protein tyrosine phosphatase) → MSLSIPLPTSGPSLPPSPPQNMSTLAAACNDDSGKSRAGSPASVCPNSPPTPPFKEVTCQGDMDHMDVTEDLLTEREAQSQDAPPHDTQTAPPTPAVADAVLSTSTSALPSPPLRKSALLDSANWSILTHSPPVIGIDTKTLVDAIDFHYSTRLPRVDKMFPWLHGLHPSNVNQRTFLHPNRRVNKEFTTEFIPNNSSFPVSQAPGASTPLPSHKDIPSEVRGLIIVKANRRQVAANTPVQYNGFGHAMKGETLREARHSGSIIGTIFLEDFLEGDAEKEDFQDKFKFLDAPEGISLRKFQIQVAKWAVISDIVLYDSAEGLTPRLLRLAEIVSGAQRRFAAENEKLHQVYRTFVFTDSITQLEQEAPHTVTMSHNLSPDEIDEQRLKNWDANLLFHERVEISMMSTATPIACDVWLGNTTDFDAYTASLSAAKQAKQVNKHHGDIDAAAVKAPANWVTIIDCQENARLVPLAVLDQYIREAEACIVDPSRRLSPLQLGFPSSGSIPIQALTPENVYSIINVCKLIYLRSKCTYGGKPAASLVFCNDGYTETSLLALIFLMYSTGCRAPQAWVDLHVQYKRPFFCFPIDVTVASALQTALHKYSPALNEKLSSGAEYTGMPPNLMFLSDDEDNGSVRHEDSWFNHFDGSVPSRILPHLYLGSLDHASNHGLIQKLGIKRILSVGEPVPWAMAEDADEDEEIDLEEEARKVAHDPDLVKLVRQTQERREARKHLSRVLYVSNIQDDGIDEITDSLAQCLDFLDEGYRLGEMTLVHCRVGVSRSATVCIAEVMKRLGVGLPRAYLFVRVRRLNVIIQPNLRLMYELVKWEERHRDQGEGWLREVDWHILCREIANMNRVYIPE, encoded by the coding sequence ATGTCACTGTCAATTCCCCTCCCCACATCGGGCCCGTCTCTACCCCCGTCGCCACCACAGAACATGTCCACGCTGGCAGCAGCGTGCAACGACGACTCGGGCAAGTCGCGAGCAGGCTCGCCGGCGTCCGTGTGCCCCAACTCGCCCCCGACCCCGCCGTTCAAGGAGGTCACCTGTCAGGGCGACATGGACCACATGGACGTGACCGAAGACCTGCTGACGGAAAGAGAAGCCCAGTCGCAAGACGCCCCGCCACACGATACCCAAACGGCGCCACCGACCCCGGCGGTCGCGGACGCGGTGCTTTCAacctccacctcggccCTGCCGTCGCCCCCACTGCGAAAGTCGGCGCTGCTGGACTCGGCCAACTGGTCCATTCTGACCCACTCCCCCCCAGTCATTGGCAtagacacaaaaacactcGTGGATGCCATTGACTTCCATTACTCCACACGACTCCCCCGGGTGGATAAAATGTTCCCCTGGCTCCACGGCCTGCACCCCAGCAACGTGAACCAGCGCACCTTCCTGCACCCCAACCGTCGCGTCAACAAGGAGTTCACCACCGAGTTCATCCCCAACAACTCGTCGTTCCCAGTGTCGCAGGCGCCGGGAGCCTCCACCCCGCTGCCCTCCCACAAGGACATCCCGTCCGAAGTGCGCGGActcatcatcgtcaagGCCAACAGACGGCAGGTCGCCGCAAACACCCCCGTGCAGTACAACGGGTTTGGCCACGCCATGAAGGGCGAAACCCTCAGAGAGGCCCGCCACTCGGGCTCCATCATCGGCACCATCTTCCTGGAGGACTTTTTGGAGGGCGACGCGGAAAAGGAAGACTTCCaggacaagttcaagttTCTGGACGCGCCCGAGGGCATCTCGCTGCGAAAGTTCCAGATCCAGGTCGCCAAGTGGGCTGTCATCTCCGACATTGTGCTGTACGACTCGGCCGAGGGTCTCACCCCGCGGCTACTCAGGCTCGCCGAAATCGTGTCTGGCGCTCAGCGACGGTTTGCCGCTGAGAATGAAAAGCTCCACCAGGTCTACCGCACCTTTGTGTTCACGGACTCCATCACCcagctggagcaggaggccCCCCACACTGTCACCATGTCGCACAATCTCTCCCCCgacgagattgacgagCAACGGCTCAAGAACTGGGATGCCAACCTTCTATTCCATGAGCGGGTCGAGATCTCTATGATGTCTACCGCCACTCCTATCGCCTGCGACGTGTGGCTGGGAAACACAACCGACTTTGATGCGTACACAGCATCTCTGTCTGCAGCCAAGCAGGCCAAGCAGGTCAATAAGCATCACGGCGACATTGATGCGGCCGCAGTCAAGGCCCCCGCCAACTGGGTGACCATTATTGACTGCCAGGAAAATGCCCGACTAGTTCCCCTGGCTGTGTTAGACCAGTACATTCGGGAGGCTGAGGCATGCATTGTCGACCCCTCCCGACGACTCTCGCCTCTCCAGCTAGGCTTCCCCTCTTCGGGATCAATTCCCATCCAAGCCCTGACCCCCGAAAACGTCTATTCCATCATTAACGTGTGCAAACTCATCTATTTGCGATCTAAATGCACATATGGAGGCAAGCCTGCCGCATCTCTAGTCTTTTGCAATGATGGATATACTGAGACGTCGCTTCTGGCGCTCATTTTTCTCATGTACTCCACCGGATGCCGTGCCCCTCAAGCGTGGGTTGATTtgcatgtacagtacaagcgGCCGTTCTTCTGCTTCCCCATTGATGTGACTGTGGCGTCTGCTCTTCAGACTGCTTTGCACAAGTACTCGCCTGCTCTAAACGAGAAGCtctcttctggagcagaGTACACTGGCATGCCCCCCAACCTTATGTTCCTATCGGACGATGAGGATAACGGCTCTGTGCGACATGAAGACTCGTGGTTCAACCACTTTGACGGCTCCGTGCCCTCTCGAATCCTGCCGCATTTGTACCTCGGCTCCTTGGATCATGCTTCCAACCACGGTTTGATTCAGAAGCTTGGAATCAAGCGGATCCTGTCTGTTGGAGAGCCTGTGCCTTGGGCTATGGCCGAGGATGCtgatgaagacgaggagattgacctggaggaggaggctcgCAAGGTGGCCCATGATCCAGATCTTGTTAAGCTGGTGCGACAGACTCAGGAGCGTCGAGAGGCCCGAAAGCATCTCTCTCGCGTGCTGTACGTGTCCAACATCCAGGACGATGGCATTGACGAGATCACCGACTCGCTAGCGCAGTGCCTGGACTTTTTGGACGAGGGATACCGGCTGGGTGAAATGACGCTGGTGCATTGCCGAGTGGGAGTTTCTCGGTCGGCTACGGTTTGCATTGCGGAGGTCATGAAGCGGCTTGGCGTGGGGCTTCCGCGAGCGTACCTGTTTGTGCGTGTGCGGCGGCTCAACGTCATCATCCAGCCCAACCTGCGGCTCATGTACGAGCTTGTCAAGTGGGAGGAGCGTCATCGGGATCAAGGTGAGGGCTGGTTGCGAGAGGTTGACTGGCACATTCTCTGTCGTGAGATTGCCAACATGAACCGGGTTTATATTCCCGAGTAA
- a CDS encoding uncharacterized protein (Compare to YALI0B04312g, similar to Saccharomyces cerevisiae INO1 (YJL153C); ancestral locus Anc_1.195, similar to uniprot|O74247 Pichia pastoris and to uniprot|P11986 Saccharomyces cerevisiae YJL153c INO1 myo- inositol-1-phosphate synthase) codes for MSPSADTIAGNPGAVKSGITSVHVNTDRTQIKDGNLYSTYTYDNATVSKSADGKYEVTPTSTDYEFKVDLTVPKTGLMLVGLGGNNGTTLAAAVAANRHNIKFNTKNGEIEPNYFGSVTQASTIKLGVDKDGKDVYAPFSEVLPMLHPNDFVLGGWDISSLNLSDAMKRAKVLEYDLQRQVAKHLQPITPMKSVYYPDFIAANQGERADNVIEGTDKWAHVEHIRKDIREFKEKNGLDKVIVLWTANTERYANLIDGVNDTADNLLKSIKESHEEIAPSTVFAVASILEGVPYINGSPQNTFVPGCIELAEREGAYIGGDDFKSGQTKLKSVLAQFLVDAGIKPLSVASYNHLGNNDGFNLSAPQQFRSKEISKASVIDDMIESNQLLYNDKNGNSVDHCIVIKYVPAVGDSKVAMDEYHSELMLGGHNTISIHNVCEDSLLATPLIIDLVIMAEFLSRVSYKKKGEEGDFQKFHSVLSFLSYWLKAPLTRPGFDAVNGLNKQRAALENLMRALIGLKPNNDMKLEERCL; via the coding sequence atgtcCCCTTCTGCTGATACCATTGCTGGCAACCCCGGCGCCGTCAAGTCCGGAATCACCTCCGTTCACGTCAACACTGATCGAACTCAGATCAAGGATGGAAACCTCTACTCCACCTACACCTACGACAACGCTACCGTGTCTAAGTCCGCCGATGGCAAGTACGAGGTGACCCCCACTTCCACTGACTACGAGTTCAAGGTCGACCTGACTGTCCCCAAGACCGGTCTGATGCTTGTCGGTCTCGGAGGAAACAACGGTACCACCCTTGCTGCCGCTGTTGCCGCCAACCGACACAACATCAAGTTCAACACCAAGAATGGCGAGATCGAGCCCAACTACTTTGGCTCCGTCACCCAGGCTTCCACCATCAAGCTTGGTGTTGACAAGGACGGTAAGGACGTCTATGCCCCTTTCTCTGAGGTCCTCCCCATGCTGCACCCCAACGACTTTGTCCTTGGCGGCTGGGATATCTCCTCTCTCAACCTGTCCGACGCCATGAAGCGTGCCAAGGTTCTGGAGTACGACCTGCAGCGACAGGTGGCCAAGCACCTGCAGCCCATCACCCCCATGAAGTCCGTCTACTACCCCGACTTCATTGCTGCCAACCAGGGCGAGCGAGCTGACAACGTCATCGAGGGCACCGATAAGTGGGCCCACGTCGAGCACATCCGAAAGGATATCCGGgagttcaaggagaagaacggACTCGACAAGGTGATTGTTCTCTGGACCGCCAACACTGAGCGATACGCCAACCTCATCGACGGTGTCAACGACACCGCCGACAACCTCCTCAAGTCCATCAAGGAGTCCCacgaggagattgcccCCTCCACCGTGTTTGCCGTCGCCTCCATTCTCGAGGGCGTCCCCTACATTAACGGTTCCCCCCAGAACACCTTTGTTCCCGGCTGCATCGAGCTTGCCGAGCGAGAGGGCGCCTACATTGGAGGTGATGACTTCAAGTCTGGCCAGACCAAGCTCAAGTCCGTCCTTGCCCAGTTCCTGGTCGATGCCGGTATCAAGCCTCTTTCCGTCGCTTCTTACAACCATCTGGGTAACAACGACGGTTTCAACCTGTCTGCTCCCCAGCAGTTCCGATCCAAGGAGATCTCCAAGGCCTCTGTCATTGACGACATGATCGAGTCCAACCAGCTGCTGTACAACGACAAGAACGGTAACTCTGTTGACCACTGCATTGTCATCAAGTACGTGCCAGCTGTCGGAGATTCCAAGGTTGCCATGGATGAGTACCACTCCGAGCTCATGCTTGGTGGTCACaacaccatctccatccacaACGTTTGTGAGGACTCTCTGCTCGCCACCCCCCTGATCATCGATCTGGTCATCATGGCTGAGTTCCTGTCCCGAGTCTCctacaagaagaagggcgaggAGGGTGACTTCCAGAAGTTCCACTCTGTCCTTTCCTTCCTGTCTTACTGGCTCAAGGCTCCTCTGACCCGACCTGGCTTCGATGCCGTCAACGGTCTTAACAAGCAGCGAGCCGCTCTTGAGAACCTCATGCGAGCTCTCATTGGACTCAAGCCCAACAACGACATGAAGCTCGAGGAGCGATGTCTTTAA
- a CDS encoding uncharacterized protein (Compare to YALI0B04268g, similar to Saccharomyces cerevisiae CBK1 (YNL161W); ancestral locus Anc_2.96, similar to uniprot|P53894 Saccharomyces cerevisiae YNL161W Serine/threonine-protein kinase CBK1 (EC 2.7.1.-) (Cell wall biosynthesis kinase)) → MTDKWVPGQGQPMYGSQQPHNLMPPPSGLYQQNSNQSNTSLDQQQQFNQQQYNSQQQYQQQQHSQYQQQQQQHQQQQQQQQQQQQQQQQQQQQQQQQHQQHQQQQQQPQQQSVAQQQPSDYVNFTPRPDLLSKTARDRAHNTTQVISTYYKGIVQHAIERHQRRSAAEASVEQATSEERRNRVLTNYGKKETAYLRMRRTRMALEDFVTVKVIGKGAFGEVRLVQKRDNGKIYAMKTMLKKEMDMKEQWAHVKAERDVLADSDSPWIVSLYFSFQDDLYLYLIMEFLPGGDLMTMLIKYDVFSEDITRFYIAECVLAIEAIHKLGFIHRDIKPDNILIDKTGHIKLSDFGLSTGFHKTHSSAYWKKLKDGTSSNPATQMGPPQNTNRQSTYDSIHLTMRQQISTWRKNRRLMAYSTVGTPDYIAPEIFVHQGYGQECDWWSLGAIMFECLVGWPPFCSEQPRETYHKIINWRETLQFPDDVHLSPESEDLIRRLLTSSENRLGRIGGANEIKSHPFFRGVDWSSIREFNAPFVPKLSSITDTSYFPTDELGDVSEYPQQSSRSDRSSDLPFIGYTFSRFDNMTRRNAI, encoded by the coding sequence GCCTCACAACCTCATGCCGCCTCCGTCGGGGCTGTATCAGCAGAACTCCAACCAGTCCAACACGTCTCTGgatcagcagcagcagttcaACCAGCAACAGTACAacagccagcagcagtaccagcagcaacagcacAGCCAGtaccaacagcagcagcaacagcatcaacagcaacagcaacagcaacagcaacagcaacagcaacagcaacagcaacaacaacagcaacagcaacagcatcaacagcatcaacagcagcaacaacaaccacagcaacagtcTGTGgctcaacagcagcctAGTGACTACGTCAACTTCACACCCCGGCCGGATCTGCTGTCCAAGACGGCCCGAGACCGAGcccacaacaccacccaGGTCATCAGCACCTACTACAAGGGCATTGTGCAGCATGCTATCGAGCGCCACCAGCGAAGATCCGCCGCCGAGGCCTCCGTCGAGCAGGCCACGTCGGAAGAACGACGCAACCGGGTGCTCACAAACTACGGCAAGAAAGAAACGGCGTATCTGCGTATGCGACGAACAAGAATGGCGCTGGAAGACTTTGTCACCGTCAAGGTGATTGGAAAGGGAGCGTTCGGAGAAGTGCGGCTGGTTCAGAAGCGAGACAATGGCAAAATCTACGCCATGAAGACCATGCTAAAGAAGGAAATGGACATGAAGGAGCAATGGGCGCACgtcaaggccgagcgaGACGTGCTGGCGGACTCAGACTCCCCCTGGATCGTCTCGCTGTACTTTTCGTTTCAGGACGACCTGTACCTCTACCTGATCATGGAGTTCCTTCCCGGTGGCGATCTCATGACCATGCTCATCAAGTACGACGTTTTCAGCGAAGACATTACCCGTTTCTACATTGCCGAGTGCGTGCTGGCCATCGAAGCGATCCACAAGCTAGGCTTCATCCACAGAGACATTAAGCCCGACAACATTCTGATCGACAAGACGGGCCACATCAAGCTGTCCGATTTCGGTCTCTCCACAGGCTTCCACAAGACCCACTCGTCGGCCTATTggaagaagctcaaggacggcaCTTCCTCCAACCCAGCCACACAGATGGGTCCCCCTCAAAACACGAACCGACAGTCGACTTACGATTCCATCCACCTGACGATGCGACAGCAGATTTCCACGTGGAGAAAGAACCGACGTCTCATGGCTTACTCCACCGTGGGAACGCCAGACTACATTGCACCGGAGATCTTTGTGCATCAGGGCTACGGCCAGGAGTGCGATTGGTGGTCTCTGGGAGCCATCATGTTTGAGTGCCTGGTTGGATGGCCTCCGTTCTGCTCCGAGCAGCCCCGAGAGACTTACCACAAAATCATCAACTGGCGAGAGACGTTGCAATTCCCCGATGATGTGCATCTTTCTCCTGAATCTGAGGATCTCATCAGGCGGCTGTTGACTTCGTCCGAGAACCGTCTGGGTCGAATCGGCGGCGCCAACGAGATCAAATCGCATCCCTTTTTCCGAGGCGTCGACTGGTCGTCTATCCGGGAGTTCAACGCGCCTTTCGTGCCCAAGTTGAGCAGTATCACTGACACCAGTTACTTCCCCACCGATGAGCTTGGTGATGTGTCCGAGTACCCTCAGCAGAGCTCTCGAAGCGATCGATCCAGTGATCTGCCCTTCATTGGATACACTTTCTCTCGGTTTGACAACATGACCAGGCGGAATGCTATCTAA
- a CDS encoding uncharacterized protein (Compare to YALI0B04356g, similar to Saccharomyces cerevisiae YGR017W; ancestral locus Anc_4.154, weakly similar to uniprot|P53210 Saccharomyces cerevisiae YGR017W Hypothetical 34.7 kDa protein in MSB2- UGA1 intergenic region), whose translation MSNLPSWVPEFERVFNFKKHEGPLLFTLATVDQQNRPRARTCVCRGWLFNSRNTGVLLFTTDRRMDKTSQLAENDAFEAVFYSEAHHAQFRIQGFAKLLSDDMTPAMAHAPGSTYDAIGQVLYENKNKDQLYRTVDDRSYPIYGNSSPQGLSPTGSPKPDDFEAVKSRLGNMSDTDSITSSDETGATSAASTNSSPSSEEWNKEYHRVWDSLSPTTKSSFRKPQPRSLMSDDKKKQLDKFARGVDGEHEDLSNFVVVLLCPNRVDFCTVDGAGYRNIFTRLGEDEWREQEVCP comes from the coding sequence ATGTCGAATCTACCGTCCTGGGTGCCCGAATTCGAGCGCGTCTTCAACTTCAAGAAGCACGAGGGACCTCTGCTCTTCACGCTCGCCACAGTCGACCAGCAGAATCGCCCCAGAGCCCGAACCTGCGTGTGTCGTGGATGGCTCTTTAACAGCAGAAACACCGGAGTGCTACTGTTCACCACAGACCGGCGCATGGACAAGACGAGCCAGCTAGCCGAAAATGACGCCTTCGAGGCGGTCTTCTACTCGGAGGCGCACCACGCGCAGTTCCGAATCCAGGGCTTCGCTAAACTGCTGTCCGATGACATGACTCCCGCCATGGCCCACGCCCCCGGCTCCACCTACGACGCCATTGGCCAGGTCCTGtacgagaacaagaacaaggaccAACTGTACAGAACCGTGGATGATCGAAGTTACCCTATTTATGGCAACAGCTCCCCCCAGGGCCTGTCCCCCACAGGCTCCCCCAAGCCCGACGACTTTGAGGCTGTCAAGTCGCGGCTGGGTAACATGagcgacacagacagcaTCACGTCGTCGGATGAGACCGGCGCCACCAGCGCAGCATCGACAAACTCATCACCCAGTAGCGAGGAGTGGAACAAGGAGTACCACCGGGTGTGGGATTCGTTGtcccccaccaccaagTCGTCGTTCCGAaagcctcagcctcggtCGCTGATGAgcgacgacaagaagaagcagctggacaagTTTGCCCGAGGAGTAGACGGCGAGCACGAGGATCTCAGCAATTTCGTCGTGGTGCTGTTGTGTCCCAACCGGGTCGACTTTTGCACCGTGGACGGCGCCGGCTACAGAAACATCTTCACCCGGCTGGGAGAGGATGAGTGGCGAGAGCAGGAGGTGTGTCCTTAA
- a CDS encoding uncharacterized protein (Compare to YALI0B04334g, similar to uniprot|Q08972 Saccharomyces cerevisiae YPL226w NEW1 translation elongation factor eEF3-like) — MPPKFTPGQAFVPGQAFVPSQDNPRDRPNEYQYGKVDYTPSQTPNLTPSSSTTSMASLERAVNEIDSPVVPYVEAIKNAKSIGEVKEGVNSIIDLINTSQDASDLKLVESISALAKHKKNALSREGAVSLISAVAKKFGSEPHTSIEGYLVEALNVPLDLLTDKENSVKRAAQAAIDAVCGAIPEEGRASILLEKLFTFLDSGAKWQSKVGALKLVQRIIELCPADVIEVQFLAGVPTLTNCFHDFKPELAQEGKKTLMQLVAVLDNQDISPRIELIVDTLGDPKKVPSCVKALSMVTFVAEVTAPALSLLVPIMTRSLNQTSSSQEQLRQSVIVVENLTRLVHDPREIKPFIDQLLPPVKKVYEGAALPEVRELAGKALKVIEDAKDEENRAQKVVSTEEMELRITECGGQSIPPIEQTYAATLIATNISVREWARLDDNFKAYLPTLDQAKLKENIFDRYQELFQEGPAEDTSAEGIEIVNANFSLAYGGRMLLNKTKLRLFKGHRYGLCGRNGAGKSTLMRSIANGKLEGFPDKSELRTCFVEHKLQGDEGDMDLVSFIASDPDLTHVKKDEIADALAEVGFNEERRAQNVGALSGGWKMKLELARAMLMKADILLLDEPTNHLDVGNVKWLQDYLVAHTDITSLIVSHDSGFLDAVCTDIAHYENKKLVYYKGNLADFVKVRPEGKSYYTLTDTNLKMAFPPPGILSGVRSNTRAIARVVDASFTYPNAPKPSLKNASCSLSMSSRVAVLGPNGAGKSTLIKVLTGEVVPTEGKVEKHPNLRIGYIAQHALQHVEQHKEKTPNQYLQWRYQNGDDREVHLKQTRIMSDEEKAQMAKPIDPDGRGERIVEAIIGRQKLKKTFQYEIKWQHLHPKYNSMATRDFLIEQGFSKLVQEFDDHEASREGLGYRELSPPVIRKHFEDVGLDGDIADHNTLGSLSGGQLVKVVIAGAMWNNPHLLVLDEPTNYLDRDSLGGLAIAIREWAGGVVMISHNEEFVGALCPEQWHVDNGELTQMGKTAVSNDRFEDGGASGGSSAAPSTAASEAENDSPMNIKVRVKKKKLNRNQLKERESRRRLRHIEWLNSPKGTPKPADTDDEDE, encoded by the coding sequence ATGCCCCCCAAATTCACCCCTGGACAGGCGTTTGTGCCCGGGCAGGCGTTTGTGCCCTCGCAGGACAACCCCCGTGACCGGCCCAacgagtaccagtacgGCAAGGTCGACTACACGCCGTCGCAGACCCCCAACCTCACTCCGTcatcctccaccacctccatggCGTCTCTGGAGCGGGCGGTCAACGAGATTGACTCTCCCGTGGTCCCCTACGTggaggccatcaagaacgccAAGTCCATTGGCGAGGTCAAGGAAGGCGTCAACTCCATCATTGATCTGATCAACACCTCCCAGGATGCCTCCGACCTCAAGTTGGTGGAGAGCATTTCGGCTCTGGCCAAGCACAAGAAGAACGCTCTTTCTCGAGAGGGCGCCGTTTCTCTCATCTCCGCCGTGGCCAAGAAGTTTGGATCCGAGCCCCACACCTCCATTGAGGGTTACCTTGTTGAGGCCCTGAACGTGCCCCTTGATCTGCtcaccgacaaggagaactCGGTCAAGCGAGCCGCCCAGGCTGCCATCGATGCCGTATGTGGCGCTATCCCCGAGGAGGGCCGAGCTTCCATTCTCCTCGAGAAGCTCTTCACTTTCCTCGACTCTGGAGCCAAGTGGCAGTCCAAGGTCGGAGCTCTCAAGCTGGTCCAGCGAATCATTGAGTTGTGCCCCGCCGACGTCATTGAGGTCCAGTTCTTGGCTGGTGTCCCCACCCTGACCAACTGTTTCCACGACTTCAAGCCCGAGCTTGCTCAGGAGGGTAAGAAGACCCTGATGCAGCTGGTGGCTGTCCTCGATAACCAGGATATTTCTCCCCGAATCGAGCTCATTGTCGACACTCTGGGcgaccccaagaaggtgcCCTCTTGTGTCAAGGCTCTGTCCATGGTCACCTTTGTTGCCGAGGTCACCGCTCCCgctctgtctctgttggTGCCCATCATGACCCGATCTCTCAACcagacctcctcctctcagGAGCAACTGCGACAGTCCGTCATTGTCGTCGAGAACTTGACCCGACTGGTCCACGACCCTCGAGAAATCAAGCCCTTCATCGACCAGCTTCTGCCCCCCGTCAAGAAGGTGTACGAGGGAGCCGCTCTTCCCGAGGTGCGAGAGCTCGCCGGTAAGGCCCTCAAGGTTATtgaggacgccaaggacgaggagaaccGAGCCCAGAAGGTTGTTTCCaccgaggagatggagctgCGAATCACTGAGTGCGGTGGCCAGTCCATCCCTCCTATCGAGCAGACTTACGCCGCCACTCTGATTGCCACTAACATTTCTGTGCGAGAGTGGGCCCGTCTGGATGACAACTTCAAGGCCTACCTGCCTACTCTTGACcaggccaagctcaaggagaacatCTTTGACCGATACCAGGAGCTGTTCCAGGAGGGTCCTGCTGAGGACACTTCTGCCGAGGGTATTGAGATTGTAAACGCCAACTTTTCTCTGGCTTACGGAGGACGAatgctgctcaacaagaccaagctgCGACTCTTCAAGGGTCACCGATACGGTCTGTGTGGCCGAAACGGTGCCGGAAAGTCCACTCTCATGCGATCCATTGCCAACGGTAAGCTCGAGGGTTTCCCCGACAAGTCAGAGCTGCGAACCTGTTTCGTCGAGCACAAGCTGCAGGGCGACGAGGGAGATATGGATCTGGTTTCTTTTATTGCCTCCGATCCTGATCTCACCcacgtcaagaaggacgagatcgCTGACGCTCTGGCGGAGGTTGGCTTCAACGAGGAGCGACGAGCCCAGAACGTGGGCGCTCTGTCTGGAGGATGGAAGAtgaagctggagctggcACGAGCCATGCTCATGAAGGCCgacattctgctgctcgatGAGCCTACTAACCACCTGGATGTTGGAAACGTCAAGTGGCTGCAGGACTACCTTGTGGCCCACACCGACATCACCTCTCTGATCgtgtcacatgactctGGTTTCCTGGATGCCGTCTGCACCGACATTGCTCACTACGAAAATAAGAAGCTCGTCTACTACAAGGGTAACCTGGCCGACTTTGTCAAGGTCCGACCCGAGGGTAAGTCTTACTACACTCTGACCGACACCAACCTGAAGATGGCCTTCCCTCCTCCCGGTATTCTGTCTGGTGTTCGATCCAACACCCGAGCCATTGCCCGAGTTGTTGATGCGTCCTTCACCTACCCCAATGCCCCCAAGCCCTCTCTCAAGAACGCCTCTTGTTCGCTTTCCATGTCGTCTCGAGTCGCCGTTCTGGGCCCCAACGGAGCTGGAAAGTCAACCCTCATCAAGGTGCTGACCGGCGAGGTGGTGCCTACCGAGGGTAAGGTCGAGAAGCACCCCAATCTGCGAATCGGATACATTGCCCAGCACGCGCTGCAGCATGTCGAGCAgcacaaggagaagacccCTAACCAGTACTTGCAGTGGCGATACCAGAATGGAGACGATCGAGAGGTGCATCTCAAGCAGACCCGAATTATGTCTGATGAGGAAAAGGCCCAGATGGCCAAGCCCATTGATCCCGATGGACGAGGTGAGCGAATCGTCGAGGCCATCATTGGTCGacagaagctcaagaagacctTCCAATACGAGATCAAGTGGCAGCATCTGCATCCCAAGTACAACTCCATGGCCACCCGAGACTTCCTCATTGAGCAGGGCTTCTCCAAGCTGGTGCAGGAGTTTGACGATCACGAGGCTTCTCGAGAGGGTCTTGGATACCGAGAGCTTTCTCCCCCCGTCATTCGAAAGCATTTCGAGGACGTTGGTCTGGATGGTGACATTGCCGACCACAACACTCTGGGCTCTCTTTCTGGAGGTCAGCTAGTCAAGGTTGTCATTGCTGGCGCCATGTGGAACAACCCCCATCTGTTGGTGCTGGATGAGCCTACCAACTATCTCGATCGAGACTCTCTTGGAGGTCTCGCCATTGCCATTCGAGAGTgggctggaggagtggtgatgatttCGCATAACGAGGAGTTTGTTGGAGCTTTGTGCCCCGAGCAGTGGCACGTTGACAACGGAGAGCTGACCCAGATGGGCAAGACTGCCGTTTCCAATGACCGATTCGAGGACGGAGGAGCTTCAGGAGGctcctctgctgctccatcCACTGCCGCTTCTGAGGCCGAGAACGACTCGCCCATGAACATCAAGGTCCGagtcaagaagaagaagctcaaccgaaaccagctcaaggagcggGAGTCTCGACGACGGCTGCGACACATTGAGTGGCTCAATTCTCCCAAGGGAACCCCCAAGCCTGCCGATACtgacgatgaggacgaaTAG